The Haloplanus salinarum genome includes a region encoding these proteins:
- a CDS encoding 50S ribosomal protein L21e: MPSSNGPLNGTRGKLSNDPRDRGASPPQRAIQEYDVGQKVHLKLDPSVSEGRFHPRFNGHTGTVVGTQGSAFKVEINDGGKDKTVIARPAHLKAQQ; the protein is encoded by the coding sequence ATGCCGAGTTCAAACGGTCCGCTGAACGGGACGCGCGGTAAGCTCTCGAACGACCCGCGGGACCGCGGTGCGTCCCCCCCTCAGCGCGCGATTCAGGAGTACGACGTCGGTCAGAAAGTCCACCTCAAACTCGACCCGAGCGTCTCCGAGGGTCGGTTCCACCCCCGCTTCAACGGGCACACCGGAACAGTCGTCGGGACGCAGGGAAGCGCGTTCAAAGTCGAGATCAACGACGGCGGCAAGGACAAGACGGTCATCGCACGACCGGCCCACCTCAAGGCCCAGCAGTAG